In Rhinolophus ferrumequinum isolate MPI-CBG mRhiFer1 chromosome 18, mRhiFer1_v1.p, whole genome shotgun sequence, a genomic segment contains:
- the ATP8B3 gene encoding phospholipid-transporting ATPase IK, with protein MGDTPERGRAQRRRLNKPGPSEMYQLKPEGPTSMGSLTYREDREEENSGASFTWEVKANNRAYNNQFKEKSFLCWQRKKYKGNIIHTAKYNFFSFLPLNLYEQFHHVSNLYFLLIIILQGIPDISTLPWFTLFTPFICLLVIRGTRDLVDDIGRHRSDNTINNRPCQMLVGKRFLCKKWKKLHVGDLVCLHKDNIIPADMLLLASTEPNSLCYVETADIDGETNLKFRQALMVTHDKLTNLRKVASFQGKVVCEEPNSRMHHFVGCLEWEGKKYPLDIGNILLRGCKIRNTNTCYGMVIYAGFDTKIMRNCGKIHQKRTKITRLINRLVVLIFMTLVLISIALTLGFWYKVTEFKAKHHYVSKMHVYSVATESFFIFWGFVILLSVMVPMAMFIIAEFIYLGNSIFISWDVQMYYEPHDMPAKARTTSLSDQLGQVEYIFSDKTGTLTENIMTFKKCCINGIIYGPDEKETLREENPYLWNRFADGKLLFHNARLLSTVLDKKDRMVQEFWRLLAICHTVMVQQKDSERPDQLVYEAASPDEEALVTAARNFGYVFLARTQDSITVMELGEKRVYQVLAMMDFNSIRKRMSVLVRNPEGSIYLYTKGADTVIFDRLSKKGLTKRTTEQALTSFAQQTLRTLCLAYKRVDEDFYEEWHHRLQEAGILLQNRARALHQVYEEMEQNLQLLGATAIEDKLQDGVLETIQCLKQGNIKVWVLTGDKQETAVNIGFACQLLSEDMFILEEKEIIQVLEAYRENNGLLSGKGSLKSWFLPQVQVAMVISGEFLDQLLLPLHNEPRTLVRSVNTDVESWQEREEKRTSFVQARRMSLMWRILGTQLRSPGPGRRSKDSDMHESPELWRERAFMALALQCQGVICCRFTPQQKALIVALVKQYQNVVTLAIGDGANDVNMIKTADIGVGLAGKEGMQAVLSSDYVLAQFCFLRRLLLVHGRWSYMRICKFLRYFVYKTLASMMVQIWYAFYSGFTAQPLYEGWFLALYNVLYSTLPVLYIGLFEQDVSAEQSLELPELYVAGQKDQLFNYWVFLQAFAHGTATSLINFFMTLWISYDTAGPLSFSDYQSFSVVVALSCLLSITIEVVLIIKYWTVLLVLAIFFSFFFYAVITWASQSFQLFIISPKTFPFLYADHNVMSRPSILLVVLLNVSLNTLPVLALRVIYQALKKPYPKEEKEATPTEGIITVEPLPYIKRVSHARRSSYAFSHREGYAHLITQGTILWGSPGVNRDMLSDHMSLPDEELDPSSKESPWCHRKMSFLGKKRHQHRGKMSFHEKLPMKQAGLYSPPDSLPTTKERPPSPRESQLPLSESQPLPSGQSSSECQPASLEEKMTFWKMSLLSRKSWPFIGQKEPQPQQEEKAPLPNKTHTPVVETLPPSRGDSSTSQQSMEVEPSPAERQPSPVEWLPVPGGSQVPPILIGQPPLPHEEQ; from the exons ATGGGGGACAccccagagagagggagagccCAGAGGAGGCGCTTGAACAAGCCGGGACCATCTGAGATGTATCAGCTGAAACCAGAAGG CCCCACTAGCATGGGCAGTCTGACCTACCGTGAGGACCGTGAGGAGGAGAACTCAGGTGCAT CATTTACCTGGGAGGTGAAGGCCAACAACCGGGCCTACAACAACCAGTTCAAGGAGAAGTCCTTCCTGTGTTGGCAGAGGAAGAAGTACAAG GGCAACATCATCCACACGGCCAAATACAacttcttctccttcctgccctTGAACCTGTACGAGCAGTTTCACCACGTGTCCAACCTCTACTTCCTTCTTATCATCATCCtccag GGGATCCCTGATATCTCCACGCTGCCTTGGTTCACCCTCTTCACCCCATTTATCTGCCTTCTTGTCATCCGGGGCACCCGAGACCTGGTGGACGACATC GGGCGACACAGGAGCGACAACACCATCAACAACAGGCCCTGCCAGATGCTGGTGGGGAAGAG ATTCTTGTGcaaaaaatggaagaaactgCATGTGGGGGACCTCGTCTGTCTTCACAAAGACAACATCATCCCG gctgaCATGCTCTTGCTGGCCAGCACGGAGCCCAACAGCTTGTGCTACGTGGAGACAGCTGACATCGATGG GGAGACAAACTTGAAGTTCAGGCAGGCCCTGATGGTCACCCATGACAAGCTGACCAATTTAAGGAAGGTGGCTTCCTTCCAAG GCAAGGTGGTGTGTGAGGAACCCAACAGCCGGATGCACCACTTTGTGGGGTGCCTGGAGTGGGAGGGCAAGAAATACCCCCTGGATATTGGCAACATCCTCCTACGTGGCTGCAAGATCCGAAACACGAACACCTGCTATGGAATGGTCATCTATGCCG GTTTTGACACAAAGATCATGAGGAACTGTGGCAAGATCCATCAGAAGAGAACCAAGATAACCCGCCTGATTAACAGGCTGGTGGTCCTG ATCTTCATGACCCTGGTGCTGATCTCTATCGCCTTGACCTTGGGCTTCTGGTACAAGGTGACGGAATTCAAGGCCAAGCACCACTACGTGTCCAAGATGCATGTGTACAGTGTGGCCACCGAGTCCTTCTTCATCTTCTGGGGCTTCGTCATCCTGCTCAGTGTCATGGTGCCCATGGCCATGTTTATCAT AGCTGAATTCATCTACCTGGGGAACAGCATCTTCATCAGCTGGGATGTGCAGATGTACTACGAGCCCCACGACATGCCCGCCAAGGCCCGCACCACGAGCCTCAGTGACCAGCTGGGCCAGGTGGAGTATATCTTCTCAGACAAGACGGGCACACTCACAGAGAACATCATGACCTTCAAGAAATGCTGCATCAATGGCATCATCTACG GCCCAGATGAGAAGGAGACCCTACGTGAG GAGAACCCCTACCTGTGGAACAGGTTTGCCGATGGGAAACTGCTTTTCCACAACGCGAGGCTCCTGAGCACCGTGCTTGACAAAAAAGATCGGATGGTGCAGGAGTTCTGGCGCCTGCTGGCCATCTGCCACACCGTGATGGTGCAACAGAAAGACAGTGAGAG accagaccAGCTGGTATATGAGGCAGCTTCCCCTGATGAGGAGGCGCTGGTCACAGCGGCCAGGAATTTCGGCTACGTGTTCCTGGCACGCACCCAGGACAGCATTACGGTGATGGAGCTGGGGGAGAAGCGAGTGTACCAGGTCCTGGCCATGATGGATTTCAACAGCATTCGAAAGCGGATGTCTGTGCTGG TCCGCAACCCCGAGGGCTCCATCTACCTCTACACGAAAGGCGCTGACACCGTCATCTTTGATCGCTTGTCCAAGAAGGGCTTGACAAAACGTACCACGGAGCAGGCCTTGACC TCGTTTGCGCAGCAGACGCTGCGCACGCTGTGCCTGGCCTACAAAAGGGTGGACGAGGACTTTTACGAAGAATGGCACCATCGGCTCCAGGAGGCTGGCATCCTGCTTCAGAACCGGGCCCGCGCCCTGCACCAGGTGTACGAGGAGATGGAGCAGAACCTCCAG ctgctggGGGCCACAGCCATCGAGGACAAGCTCCAGGACGGGGTCCTTGAAACCATCCAGTGTCTCAAGCAAGGAAACATCAAAGTGTGGGTACTCACAGGGGACAAGCAAG AGACAGCAGTGAACATCGGCTTTGCTTGCCAGCTGCTTTCTGAGGACATGTTCATTCTGGAGGAGAAAGAGATAAT TCAGGTTCTGGAGGCCTACCGGGAGAACAACGGCCTGCTGAGTGGCAAGGGCTCTCTGAAGAGCTGGTTCCTGCCACAGGTCCAGGTGGCCATGGTCATCAGCGGGGAGTTCCTG GACCAGCTGTTGCTGCCCCTGCACAATGAGCCCAGGACGCTGGTGCGAAGTGTGAACACGGACGTGGAGTCCTGGCAGGAGCGGGAGGAGAAGAGGACAAGCTTCGTACAGGCCAGGCGCATGTCTCTGATGTGGCGGATCCTTGGGACCCAGCTGAGGAGCCCAGGGCCGGGGCGGCGGAGCAAGGACTCCGACATGCACGAGAGCCCCGAGCTGTGGCGGGAGCGGGCCTTCATGGCACTGGCCTTACAGTGCCAAGGCGTCATCTGCTGCCGGTTCACGCCCCAGCAGAAAGCCTTGATTGTGGCACTGGTCAAGCAATACCAGAACGTGGTGACCCTGGCCATCGGCGACGGCGCCAACGATGTCAACATGATCAAGA CTGCAGACATCGGCGTGGGGCTGGCAGGAAAGGAGGGAATGCAGGCCGTGCTGAGCAGTGACTACGTGCTGGCCCAGTTCTGCTTCCTGCGGCGGCTGCTGCTGGTGCACGGGCGCTGGTCCTACATGCGCATCTGCAAGTTCCTACGCTACTTTGTCTACAAGACGCTGGCCAGCATGATGGTCCAGATCTGGTATGCCTTCTACAGCGGTTTCACTGCCCAG cccctgtaTGAAGGCTGGTTCCTGGCACTGTACAACGTGCTGTACAGCACCCTTCCGGTTCTCTATATCGGGCTCTTCGAGCAG GACGTGAGTGCCGAGCAGAGCCTGGAGTTGCCTGAGCTGTATGTCGCCGGCCAGAAGGACCAGCTCTTCAACTATTGGGTCTTCCTCCAAGCCTTCGCCCATGGCACGGCCACCTCTCTGATCAACTTCTTCATGACCCTGTGGATCAGCTACGACACGGCTGGGCCGCTCAGCTTCAGTGACTATCAGTCTTTCTCTGTGGTCGTGGCCCTCTCGTGCCTGCTGTCCATCACCATAGAG GTCGTGCTCATCATCAAGTATTGGACGGTCCTGCTTGTGCTGGccattttcttcagctttttcttctaCGCGGTCATAACGTGGGCCAGTCAGAGCTTCCAGCTCTTCATAATCTCGCCCAAGACCTTCCCGTTTCTGT ATGCTGACCACAACGTGATGTCCCGCCCCTCCATCCTGCTGGTGGTCCTGTTGAATGTGTCACTGAACACCCTGCCTGTACTGGCCTTGCGTGTCATTTACCAAGCCCTCAAGAAGCCATACCCCAAG gaggagaaggaagcgACCCCGACAGAGGGGATCATCACGGTGGAGCCTCTGCCTTACATAAAGCGGGTGTCACATGCTCGTCGCTCCAGCTATGCCTTCTCCCACCGGGAGGGCTATGCACACCTCATCACACAGGGCACAATTCTTTGGGGGTCGCCAGGGGTCAACAGAGACATGCTGTCTGATCACATGAGCCTACCCGATGAAGAGTTGGACCCGAGCAGCAAGGAGTCACCCTGGTGCCACAGGAAGATGTCATTCCTGGGGAAGAAGAGGCACCAGCACCGGGGAAAGAT GTCTTTCCATGAGAAGTTGCCGATGAAGCAGGCGGGGCTATATTCTCCTCCCGATAGTCTGCCCACAACCAAGGAGAGGCCACCGTCACCCAGAGAAAGCCAGCTGCCACTTTCTGAGAGCCAGCCACTGCCTTCAGGCCAGTCCTCTTCAGAATGCCAGCCAGCATCCTTGGAGGAGAAGATGACCTTTTGGAAGATGTCGCTGC
- the REXO1 gene encoding RNA exonuclease 1 homolog, with protein MLRSTGFFRAIDCPYWSGAPGGPCRRPYCHFRHRGARGPGAPGGGGAALPAAGLGYDPYNPELPKPPVQRENGALGRGDEPRSDILELELVNQAIEAVRSEVEMEQKRYQELLETAREHISAEVPALAPHGPTASLDEDTFPLSFDYNPGGGDLLSPDASYQPTPLAAPAEPGSKYSLASLDQAQGHGGGGSGALEYVPKAVSQPRRYSRPISSGKYVVDDSKPSTDLEYDPLSNFSARLLSRASSKDDRAPKRSRGSRGNSEPYTPALKKPCDPFGGCDARFSDSDDDPATAPGARPTTASPVRAQAGTESKGPGKLDSREGQEAEEGGLRETKEMAVQYDVGDLGQPPRGPVGVSLAKSDAPARASQEHSGSKEGKPKKKKSGVLLASGPKDSVRKADRGKDKQHGRPRVDKRGSQASSPRRRAELPQGTKKKPSLATMVASSGKGRPDRLGPSPTHGDIPQLPNRTGRKTPPGKLAERKTRSLDEGASKATRKLQARALSHAELFGDESEDEDAGSRTPGLRPLAPPSFSSSSASDDSDSNLGLSATRGPHKRLRASPPPSASAGRAAQASPSSPSSSSSSSSSSSSSSSVGAGADVDYSALEREVDFDSDPMEECLRIFNESTCVKTEDRGRLARQPPKEEKAEDREQSGLTTLFPGQKRRVSHLSKHGKGLEPVRKGPGTPARPPTAQEVCYRRAQQAQRESANWLQAAPRPAEKPSSVHISAPGEKRRIAHVPNPRLAAAPTGAKRTLPASSSQPPNGLEPGSQPLKTRTLSGMASKTTSTTTPKRVAHSPSLQSLKKPIIPKEFGGKVPTVIRQRYLNLFIEECLKFCSSNQEAIEKALNEEKAAYDRSPSKNIYLNVAVNTLKKLRGLAPSAVPGLNKTGGRRVVSHEVVLGGKLAAKTSFSISRASSPRVEDLKGAALYGRLKEYLLTEEQLKENGYPFLHPERPGGAVIFTTEDKPPKDSSCRVCCRCGTEYLVSPSGRCVRDEECYYHWGRLRRNRAAGGWETQYMCCSAAIGSVGCQVAKQHVQDGRKENLEGFVKTFDKELPEDAHPGIYALDCEMSYTTYGLELTRVTVVDSDMQVVYDTFVKPDNEVVDYNTRFSGVTEADLADTSISLRDVQAVLLSLFSADTILIGHSLESDLLALKVIHSTVVDTSVLFPHRLGLPYKRSLRNLMADYLRQIIQDNVDGHSSSEDASACMHLVIWKVREDAKTKR; from the exons ATGCTACGTTCCACTGGCTTCTTCCGGGCCATCGACTGCCCCTATTGGTCTGGGGCGCCCGGGGGTCCTTGCCGGCGGCCCTACTGCCACTTCCGGCACCGCGGGGCCCGGGGCCCGGGCGCACCCGGCGGCGGCGGAGCGGCACTCCCCGCAGCAG GGCTTGGTTATGACCCGTACAACCCGGAGCTGCCCAAGCCCCCCGTGCAGAGGGAGAATGGCGCCCTGGGCAGAGGGGATGAGCCCCGCTCGGACatcctggagctggagctggtcAACCAGGCCATTGAGGCCGTGCGCTCCGAGGTGGAGATGGAGCAGAAGCGCTACCAGGAGCTCCTGGAGACAGCGCGTGAGCACATCTCGGCGGAGGTCCCGGCCCTGGCGCCCCACGGCCCCACTGCCAGCCTGGATGAGGACACCTTCCCTTTGTCCTTTGATTACAACCCTGGCGGCGGCGACCTATTAAGCCCCGATGCCAGCTACCAGCCCACACCGCTGGCTGCCCCGGCCGAGCCAGGCAGTAAGTACTCGCTGGCCTCTCTGGATCAGGCCCAGGGTCACGGGGGAGGGGGCAGCGGAGCCCTGGAGTACGTCCCCAAGGCCGTGAGCCAGCCCCGGCGGTATAGCCGCCCTATTTCCAGCGGCAAATACGTTGTGGACGACTCCAAGCCATCCACAGACCTGGAGTACGACCCACTATCCAACTTCTCCGCCCGGCTGCTCAGCAGGGCCAGTTCCAAGGACGACCGGGCCCCCAAGCGGTCACGGGGCTCCCGCGGCAACAGCGAGCCCTACACGCCCGCCCTCAAGAAGCCCTGCGACCCTTTTGGTGGCTGTGATGCCAGGTTCTCTGATTCAGATGACGATCCTGCCACAGCTCCAGGGGCCAGGCCTACCACTGCCAGCCCCGTCAGGGCTCAGGCAGGCACTGAGAGCAAGGGCCCTGGGAAGCTGGACTCCAGGGAGGGCCAGGAGGCCGAGGAGGGCGGCCTGCGGGAGACCAAGGAAATGGCTGTGCAGTACGATGTGGGGGACCTCGGGCAGCCTCCCAGGGGCCCTGTTGGCGTGTCCCTTGCCAAGTCTGACGCACCAGCCAGGGCCTCGCAAGAGCACAGCGGCTCCAAGGAAGGAAAgcccaagaagaagaaaagtgggGTGCTGCTGGCCTCTGGCCCCAAGGACAGTGTCCGGAAGGCAGACAGGGGTAAGGACAAACAGCATGGGAGGCCGCGTGTGGACAAGAGGGGCTCACAGGCCAGCAGCCCCCGGCGCAGGGCAGAGCTTCCCCAGGGGACCAAGAAAAAGCCATCTCTGGCCACCATGGTGGCCAGCTCAGGGAAAGGCCGGCCTGACCGGCTGGGGCCAAGCCCCACACATGGGGACATCCCCCAGCTGCCGAACAGGACGGGCAGGAAGACCCCCCCAGGGAAGCTGGCAGAGCGCAAGACCCGCTCACTGGACGAGGGTGCCTCCAAGGCCACCCGTAAGCTGCAGGCCAGGGCCCTAAGCCACGCAGAGCTCTTTGGGGATGAGAGTGAGGACGAGGACGCAGGGTCCAGGACACCCGGGCTGCGGCCCTTGGCGCCTCCCAGCTTCAGCTCCAGCTCAGCCTCTGACGACTCTGACTCCAACCTGGGCCTGTCGGCCACGCGGGGGCCCCATAAGCGCCTCAGGGCCTCCCCGCCGCCCTCAGCCTCGGCTGGTCGGGCTGCTCaggcctccccctcctccccctcctcctcctcctcctcctcctcctcctcctcctcctcctcctccgtggGGGCGGGCGCAGACGTGGACTACTCAGCCCTGGAGAGAGAGGTTGACTTTGACTCAGACCCCATGGAGGAGTGCCTGCGCATTTTCAACGAGTCCACCTGTGTCAAGACGGAGGACAGGGGCCGGCTGGCGCGGCAG CCCCCCAAGGAAGAGAAGGCCGAGGACAGGGAGCAGTCGGGCCTGACCACTCTGTTCCCTGGGCAAAAGAGGAGAGTCTCTCATCTGTCCAAGCATGGCAAGGGG CTGGAGCCTGTGAGGAAAGGCCCGGGAACCCCCGCCCGACCCCCCACCGCCCAGGAGGTGTGCTACCGGCGGGCTCAGCAGGCACAGAGGGAGTCGGCCAACTGGCTCCAGGCTGCCCCGCGGCCGGCTGAGAAGCCATCCTCTGTCCACATCTCAGCCCCGGGTGAGAAGAGGAGGATAGCCCACGTCCCCAACCCCCGCCTGGCTGCAG CCCCCACAGGTGCCAAGAGGACCCTCCCGgccagcagcagccagcctcccAATGGCCTCGAGCCAGGCAGCCAGCCCTTGAAGACACGCACGCTGTCGGGCATGGCATCCAagaccaccagcaccaccacccccAAGCGTGTGGCGCACAGCCCTTCTTTACAG AGTCTAAAGAAGCCCATTATCCCAAAAGAGTTCGGGGGCAAAGTCCCCACTGTCATCCGCCAACGATATCTCAACCTGTTTATTGAGGAGTGTCTCAAGTTCTGCTCCTCCAACCAGGAAGCCATAGAgaag GCGCTGAACGAGGAGAAGGCAGCGTATGACCGCAGCCCGAGCAAGAACATCTATCTGAACGTGGCCGTGAACACCCTCAAGAAGCTGCGGGGCCTGGCGCCCAGCGCCGTGCCAGGTCTCAACA AAACCGGTGGCCGGAGGGTTGTGTCCCATGAGGTGGTGCTGGGCGGCAAGTTGGCCGCCAAGACCAGCTTCTCAATCAGCCGCGCGAGCAGCCCCCGGGTGGAGGATCTGAAAG GAGCCGCCCTGTACGGCCGCCTCAAGGAGTACTTGCTGACCGAGGAGCAGCTCAAGGAGAACGGCTACCCGTTCCTGCACCCCGAGCGACCGGGCGGTGCTGTCATCTTCACCACCGAGGACAAGCCCCCCAAGGACT cctCTTGTAGGGTCTGCTGCCGCTGTGGCACCGAGTACCTCGTGTCCCCCTCGGGCCGCTGTGTGCGAGATGAGGAGTGTTATTATCACTGGGGACGGCTACGCCGAAACCGAG CGGCTGGTGGCTGGGAGACTCAGTACATGTGCTGCTCAGCTGCCATCGGCTCTGTGGGCTGCCAGGTTGCCAAG CAACACGTGCAGGATGGACGCAAGGAAAACTTGGAAGGGTTTGTGAAGACCTttgataaagagcttccagaagATGCTCACCCCGGAATCTACGCCCTTGACTGTGAAATG TCCTACACCACGTACGGCCTGGAGCTGACGCGTGTCACCGTGGTGGACAGCGATATGCAGGTGGTTTACGACACCTTTGTCAAGCCGGACAATGAGGTGGTGGACTACAACACGAG GTTTTCGGGGGTGACCGAGGCTGACCTCGCTGACACGAGCATCTCACTCCGGGACGTCCAGGCTGTCCTGCTGAGCTTGTTCAGCGCCGACACCATCCTCATCGGACACAGCCTGGAGAGCGACCTTCTGGCCTTGAAG GTCATCCACAGCACCGTCGTGGACACGTCTGTGCTCTTCCCACACCGCCTGGGCCTCCCCTACAAGCGCTCCCTGCGGAATCTCATGGCTGACTACCTCAGACAGATCATCCAGGACAACG TGGACGGCCACAGCTCCAGTGAGGACGCCAGCGCCTGCATGCACCTGGTGATCTGGAAGGTCCGAGAAGACGCCAAGACCAAGCGGTGA